In Burkholderia contaminans, the following proteins share a genomic window:
- a CDS encoding acyl-CoA dehydrogenase family protein has product MNDTDRTPAAGASNIPDSRGVNFFTVDPDFGALLKLHLGDARYAELEPQLRALGARVSGELDEWASRADKHPPVLEYRNRRGEAVQRIDKDPAYVALERVAYSELGLASLSHQPDAVPPLVKYALTFLFVQAEFGLCCPVSMTDSLTHTLRRHGDPALVARYLPMLASRDFDTLYQGAMFMTEQAAGSDVGRITTRATRETDAHGETTWRLHGDKWFCSNADADLAMVLARPDGAPDGIKGLALFLLPKTLPDGTRNRYRIVRLKDKLGSRSMASGEIALEGAQAYLIGEIGRGFHQMADMINLSRLSNGVRAAGLMRRALNEALHVAAHREAFGRKLIEMPLMQRQLLKMLLPAEAARAMFMQIALLLPQAEAGDEQAARCVRILTPLIKFRACRDARRVTGDAMEVRGGTGYIEEWSDARIVRDAHLGSIWEGTSNIVALDVARAAQREHALDALRTFLGDRLGAAPLPDASRAALRRILARACDALMRVAAEGDDARVRQAASALYYASAAVLMACEGVRLAPDFRRLALAHLVVRHKLLPVDPLAPASRDDESAAYGALLRGTPVALDTALDLLPEVER; this is encoded by the coding sequence ATGAACGACACCGATCGCACGCCGGCCGCCGGCGCATCCAACATCCCCGACAGCCGGGGCGTCAATTTCTTCACCGTCGATCCCGATTTCGGCGCGCTCCTGAAGCTGCACCTGGGCGACGCGCGTTACGCCGAGCTCGAACCGCAACTGCGCGCGCTCGGCGCGCGCGTGTCGGGCGAGCTCGACGAATGGGCGTCGCGCGCGGACAAGCATCCGCCCGTGCTCGAGTACCGCAACCGGCGCGGCGAGGCCGTGCAGCGGATCGACAAGGACCCTGCCTACGTCGCGCTCGAGCGCGTCGCGTATTCGGAACTCGGGCTCGCGTCGCTGAGCCATCAGCCGGATGCCGTGCCGCCGCTCGTCAAGTACGCGCTGACGTTCCTGTTCGTGCAGGCCGAATTCGGGCTGTGCTGCCCGGTCAGCATGACCGATTCGCTGACGCACACGCTGCGCCGCCACGGCGATCCGGCACTGGTCGCGCGCTACCTGCCGATGCTTGCGTCGCGCGATTTCGACACGCTGTACCAGGGTGCGATGTTCATGACCGAGCAGGCGGCCGGATCCGACGTCGGCCGCATCACGACGCGCGCGACGCGCGAGACGGACGCGCACGGCGAGACGACCTGGCGCCTGCATGGCGACAAATGGTTCTGCTCGAACGCGGACGCCGATCTCGCGATGGTGCTCGCGCGCCCCGACGGTGCGCCGGACGGCATCAAGGGCCTCGCGTTGTTCCTGCTGCCGAAGACGCTGCCGGACGGCACGCGCAACCGCTACCGGATCGTGCGCCTGAAGGACAAGCTCGGCAGCCGGTCGATGGCGAGCGGCGAGATCGCGCTCGAAGGCGCGCAGGCTTACCTGATCGGCGAGATCGGCCGCGGCTTTCACCAGATGGCCGACATGATCAACCTGTCGCGGCTGTCGAACGGCGTGCGTGCGGCGGGGCTGATGCGGCGCGCGCTGAACGAAGCGCTGCACGTTGCCGCGCATCGCGAGGCCTTTGGCCGCAAGCTGATCGAGATGCCGCTGATGCAACGCCAGTTGCTGAAGATGCTATTGCCGGCCGAGGCCGCGCGCGCGATGTTCATGCAGATCGCACTGCTGCTGCCGCAGGCTGAAGCCGGCGACGAGCAGGCCGCGCGCTGCGTGCGGATCCTGACGCCGCTGATCAAGTTCCGCGCGTGCCGCGATGCGCGGCGCGTGACGGGCGATGCGATGGAAGTGCGCGGCGGCACCGGCTACATCGAGGAATGGAGCGATGCGCGCATCGTGCGCGATGCGCATCTCGGCTCGATCTGGGAGGGCACGAGCAACATCGTCGCGCTCGATGTCGCGCGGGCCGCGCAGCGCGAGCACGCGCTCGACGCGTTGCGCACGTTCCTCGGCGACCGCCTCGGTGCAGCGCCGCTGCCCGATGCGAGCCGTGCGGCGCTGCGGCGCATCCTCGCGCGTGCCTGCGACGCGCTCATGCGGGTCGCGGCCGAGGGTGACGACGCTCGCGTGCGGCAGGCCGCGTCCGCGCTGTACTACGCGAGCGCAGCCGTGCTGATGGCCTGCGAGGGCGTGCGGCTCGCGCCGGATTTCCGGCGGCTCGCGCTCGCGCACCTGGTCGTGCGCCACAAGCTGCTGCCGGTCGATCCGCTCGCGCCGGCGTCGCGCGATGATGAATCGGCCGCATACGGCGCACTGCTGCGCGGCACGCCGGTCGCGCTCGATACCGCCCTCGACCTGCTGCCGGAGGTCGAACGATGA
- a CDS encoding LysR family transcriptional regulator, whose amino-acid sequence MELRQLRYFVAVAEELHFGRAAKRLFISQPALSFDIRKFEEALGVQLFSRTNKTVALTNAGEVLLGEARRLLLQAAEAERLTARSASGLAGRLRIGFVHSMLYRGLPDAVRRFEADYPGVEIVLSEMNSHAQVQAIQRGQIDLGYAHWGHFPPEVDATPVYAEPFVCCLPADHPLAKRKQVALATLAAEPFILFPREAAPHYHDLIIAQCVNAGFSPLIRHEARLWQTILSMIEFGMGVALVPRVLQQVKSERLAFRPLKDASLESRTHALKRSGTAEPVALRFADYVRASIDALPALEG is encoded by the coding sequence ATGGAACTCAGGCAGTTGCGCTATTTCGTGGCGGTCGCCGAGGAGCTGCATTTCGGGCGCGCGGCGAAGCGCCTGTTCATCTCGCAGCCGGCGCTGAGTTTCGACATCCGCAAGTTCGAAGAAGCGCTCGGCGTGCAGCTGTTCTCACGCACCAACAAGACCGTCGCGCTGACCAACGCGGGCGAGGTGCTGCTCGGCGAAGCGCGCCGGCTGCTGCTGCAGGCGGCCGAAGCAGAACGCCTGACGGCGCGCTCCGCGTCGGGCCTCGCGGGCAGGCTGCGGATCGGCTTCGTCCATTCGATGCTGTATCGCGGGCTGCCCGACGCGGTGCGGCGCTTCGAGGCTGACTATCCCGGTGTCGAGATCGTGTTGAGCGAGATGAACTCGCACGCGCAGGTGCAGGCGATCCAGCGCGGCCAGATCGATCTCGGCTACGCGCATTGGGGGCACTTCCCGCCCGAGGTCGACGCGACGCCCGTCTATGCGGAACCGTTCGTCTGCTGCCTGCCCGCCGATCATCCGCTCGCGAAGCGCAAGCAGGTCGCGCTCGCCACGCTGGCCGCGGAGCCGTTCATCCTGTTCCCGCGCGAAGCCGCGCCGCACTATCACGACCTGATCATCGCGCAATGCGTGAACGCCGGCTTCAGCCCGCTGATCCGTCACGAGGCGCGACTGTGGCAAACCATCCTGTCGATGATCGAGTTCGGGATGGGCGTCGCGCTCGTGCCGCGCGTGCTGCAGCAGGTGAAGAGCGAGCGGCTCGCGTTCCGCCCGCTGAAGGATGCGTCGCTCGAATCGCGCACGCACGCGCTGAAGCGCAGCGGTACCGCGGAACCGGTCGCGCTGCGCTTCGCCGACTACGTGCGCGCGTCGATCGACGCGCTGCCCGCGCTCGAAGGGTGA